A region from the Microvirga mediterraneensis genome encodes:
- a CDS encoding DUF5397 family protein: protein MHAFPEPQQLVGTWRRFGLVGPVYEIIEAGEERPDGNRTMKVRVLETGEEVEYSLLDILDDPKER, encoded by the coding sequence ATGCATGCATTTCCAGAGCCTCAGCAGCTCGTCGGCACTTGGCGTCGGTTCGGCTTGGTCGGCCCGGTCTATGAAATCATCGAGGCCGGAGAGGAACGCCCAGACGGCAACCGGACGATGAAGGTCCGTGTCTTGGAAACCGGTGAGGAGGTTGAGTACAGTCTGCTCGACATTCTCGATGATCCCAAGGAGCGTTGA
- a CDS encoding GntR family transcriptional regulator, with product MSLSDQIRCAVAAAPRVQLNTIRETLWRAWGQRLVTDDEAEELSALIDAKLALPSPSKPLPRRVGSRPRSPESLERRRRWTASGRLPPRLAMRFTMAEQSVLAVVAVEVIKRGACTLTVPHIAALAGVSETTVRNALREAKALGLVTVEERRQSAWRNAPNVVRIVMPEWRSWLRLSPQGGGCKSVYPTHTDSKNKALFAPERSVARAAGGQRAESTALRRRL from the coding sequence ATGTCCTTATCCGACCAGATCCGGTGCGCCGTCGCGGCTGCGCCGCGCGTGCAACTCAACACTATCCGCGAAACCCTCTGGCGGGCTTGGGGCCAGCGGCTTGTCACCGACGATGAGGCCGAAGAGCTGTCGGCCCTGATCGACGCCAAGTTGGCTCTGCCTAGCCCATCCAAGCCCCTGCCGCGCCGGGTGGGCTCGCGTCCGCGCTCGCCAGAGAGCCTGGAGCGCCGGCGCCGCTGGACCGCATCAGGGCGGCTGCCGCCGCGGCTCGCGATGCGGTTCACGATGGCGGAACAGTCCGTGTTGGCCGTGGTCGCCGTGGAGGTGATCAAGCGGGGAGCCTGTACCCTGACGGTGCCACATATCGCGGCCCTGGCCGGGGTGTCGGAGACGACCGTGCGCAACGCCCTGCGCGAGGCCAAGGCGCTCGGCCTGGTGACGGTCGAGGAGCGGCGACAGAGCGCCTGGCGCAACGCCCCGAACGTGGTGCGGATCGTCATGCCGGAATGGCGGAGTTGGCTGCGCCTGAGCCCACAGGGGGGAGGGTGCAAATCTGTGTACCCCACGCATACAGATTCTAAGAATAAGGCTCTGTTTGCGCCTGAACGATCTGTTGCAAGGGCTGCCGGGGGGCAGCGGGCAGAGTCGACGGCGCTTCGACGGCGATTGTAA
- a CDS encoding DNA-binding protein, producing MFSMLEAAKEAGTSKASIWRAIKSGRLSATKRDDGTYAIDPAELFRVYPKRLADSGLKQTETPHETGETAETEGVTAAKAALEVEVRMLREMMQRMEEAHHREREALQGERDAWKAQTQHLLTDQRPSPTGWRAWLKR from the coding sequence ATGTTCTCCATGCTTGAAGCGGCCAAAGAGGCCGGAACGTCGAAAGCCTCGATTTGGCGGGCTATTAAGAGCGGCCGGCTCTCCGCCACCAAGCGCGACGATGGCACTTACGCCATCGATCCCGCAGAGCTGTTCCGGGTGTATCCGAAACGTCTCGCGGACAGCGGTTTGAAACAAACCGAGACGCCCCATGAGACAGGCGAGACGGCCGAAACAGAGGGTGTAACAGCCGCCAAAGCCGCCCTGGAGGTCGAGGTTCGCATGCTCCGGGAGATGATGCAGCGGATGGAGGAGGCCCATCACCGGGAACGTGAGGCGCTTCAGGGTGAGCGCGATGCTTGGAAGGCTCAGACGCAACACCTGCTGACCGATCAAAGACCCAGCCCGACAGGATGGCGGGCCTGGCTCAAGCGGTGA
- a CDS encoding virulence factor, which yields MFAIAFDLVVADTANNHPKGVSQAYTDIANTLSGFGFNRVQGSLYVSNSEDLANLFSAISALKGLPWLPQSVKDIRAFRVEQWSDFTRFVKT from the coding sequence ATGTTCGCCATTGCCTTCGATCTCGTTGTGGCGGACACGGCGAACAACCACCCCAAGGGCGTCTCTCAGGCCTATACCGACATCGCCAATACCCTGTCGGGCTTTGGCTTCAACCGAGTGCAGGGCAGCCTCTACGTCTCGAACAGTGAGGATCTGGCCAACCTTTTCTCGGCCATCTCGGCCCTGAAGGGCCTGCCCTGGCTTCCCCAGAGCGTCAAGGATATCCGGGCGTTCCGGGTCGAGCAGTGGTCGGACTTCACCCGGTTTGTAAAAACCTGA